One part of the Vanessa tameamea isolate UH-Manoa-2023 chromosome 8, ilVanTame1 primary haplotype, whole genome shotgun sequence genome encodes these proteins:
- the LOC113399846 gene encoding probable protein phosphatase CG10417 isoform X3, whose amino-acid sequence MGAYLSEPVTEKMSSDEANDKLECGASSMQGWRVNQEDAHNTILDFDENTSMFAVYDGHGGAEVATYCSQNLPNFIKNIEAYKNGDMVKALTDAFLGFDASIATKEVMDILKELAGPSDNDESEDENISNLYKEAKLPLQEVLAKYENKLTSLHRARLGDTATPLSPCLRAKKNNEEPGGSGAGASSSSLELVEVAESSSEQNVDEATSSRNGLSSAEETKKTDDDTGGVSSTNSNDDKEVNGEVSTSDQNDNVDKTVAMELDKTSNTPDSSGENCTQPEQSADSKKSDNDAISEVCNGEVTNSKVDVENNISSSNGSTTPVKSDSAKDKASSVSSSNKATPERPKKAKLRRAAAAVYETLLRQAPADDDDDDESDSNDENFEGGEVNSSDEENVNGVEESSNDRGEPEEEDEEEEYEAESSDEEGDFSMAEEPGNDSGCTAVVALLRGNELYVANAGDSRCIICREGKAIDMSVDHKPEDTPELDRITKAGGKVSNDGRINGGLNLSRAIGDHSYKQNKDLDAKEQMITALPDVKTLTIESTKDQFMVLACDGIWNYMSSQDVCNFILPRLAEGRERLSQICEEMFDHCLAPSTIGDGTGCDNMTAIIVRFKDGVVADVGQYTNNVEGSKKRTADESDDQQETKRQKIDDPLSSSVVTSSV is encoded by the exons ATGGGTGCCTATTTATCAGAACCAGTTACTGAAAAGATGTCTAGTGATGAAGCAAACGATAAACTGGAATGCGGTGCAAGCTCCATGCAGGGTTGGCGTGTCAACCAAGAG GATGCACACAACACAATTTTGGATTTTGACGAGAACACATCAATGTTTGCTGTATATGATGGCCACGGGGGCGCCGAAGTAGCTACATATTGTTCACAAAatttaccaaattttattaagaacataGAGGCATATAAAAATGGGGACATGGTTAAAGCTTTGACAGATGCATTTCTTGGATTTGATGCAAGTATTGCCACAAAAGAGGTTATGGATATATTAAAAGAACTGGCAG GGCCTAGTGACAATGATGAGTCAGAAGATGAAAACATTAGTAACCTGTACAAGGAAGCAAAACTGCCATTACag gaagtTCTGGCTAAGTATGAAAACAAACTGACATCTTTGCACCGAGCAAGACTAGGTGATACAGCTACACCACTGTCACCTTGCCTACGTGCCaagaaaaataatgaggaaCCAGGAGGTTCAG GTGCTGGAGCTTCTAGTTCAAGTTTGGAATTAGTAGAAGTAGCAGAATCAAGCTCTGAGCAGAATGTTGATGAGGCTACATCAAGTAGAAATGGCTTATCTTCAGCAgaggaaacaaaaaaaactgaTGATGACACTGGTGGAGTTTCTTCAACAAATTCTAATGATGACAAAGAAGTCAATGGTGAA GTGTCCACTAGTGATCAAAATGACAATGTTGATAAAACTGTAGCTATGGAATTAGATAAAACATCTAATACACCGGATAGTTCTGGAGAAAACTGCACTCAGCCAGAACAAAGTGCAGATTCCAAGAAATCTGATAATGATGCCATATCGGAAGTGTGTAATGGAGAGGTTACTAATTCCAAGGTTGATGTAGAAAATAACATCAGTTCATCAAATGGATCAACAACTCCCGTAAAATCTGATTCAGCTAAAG ATAAGGCTTCATCTGTATCGAGTTCAAACAAAGCAACTCCTGAAAGGCCAAAGAAAGCGAAACTGCGAAGAGCTGCTGCAGCTGTATATGAAACACTATTGAGACAAGCCCCTgcagatgatgatgatgatgatgaaagtGATTCAAATGATGAAAACTTTGAGGGTGGAGAAGTGAATTCCTCCGATGAAGAAAATGTTAATGGTGTGGAAGAGTCTTCTAATGACA gaGGTGAACCAGAAGAAGAAGACGAAGAAGAAGAATATGAAGCTGAATCAAGTGATGAAGAAGGGGACTTCAGTATGGCAGAAGAACCTGGAAATGACAGTGGTTGCACAGCAGTTGTAGCTCTTCTAAGAG gcaaTGAATTATATGTGGCAAATGCTGGTGACTCCCGTTGCATAATATGTCGAGAAGGCAAAGCTATTGACATGTCAGTAGACCACAAACCAGAGGATACACCAGAGTTAGACAGGATCACAAAAGCAGGTGGCAAGGTATCAAATGATGGACGCATCAATGGTGGACTAAATTTGTCACGAGCAATTGGTGATCATTCTTACAAACAGAACAAAGACTTGGATGCTAAAGAGCAAATGATTACAGCATTACCAGATGTGAAAACATTAACAATTGAATCTACAAAAGATCAGTTTATGGTATTAGCTTGTGATGGGATCTGGAACTATATGTCTAGTCAAGATGTTTGCAACTTTATCCTTCCCAGATTGGCAGAAGGTAGAGAGAGGCTATCGCAAATTTGTGAGGAG ATGTTTGATCACTGTTTGGCACCAAGTACAATAGGAGATGGAACAGGATGTGACAACATGACTGCTATTATAGTGCGATTTAAAGATGGCGTTGTCGCGGACGTAGGACAATATACGAATAATGTTGAGGGCTCGAAAAAACGCACTGCTGACGAAAGTGATGACCAACAGGAAACAAAGAGGCAAAAAATTGATGATCCTTTATCAAGTTCAGTAGTGACTTCGAGTGTTTAG
- the LOC113399846 gene encoding uncharacterized protein LOC113399846 isoform X1 — protein MGAYLSEPVTEKMSSDEANDKLECGASSMQGWRVNQEDAHNTILDFDENTSMFAVYDGHGGAEVATYCSQNLPNFIKNIEAYKNGDMVKALTDAFLGFDASIATKEVMDILKELAGEINPPGPSDNDESEDENISNLYKEAKLPLQEVLAKYENKLTSLHRARLGDTATPLSPCLRAKKNNEEPGGSGAGASSSSLELVEVAESSSEQNVDEATSSRNGLSSAEETKKTDDDTGGVSSTNSNDDKEVNGEVSTSDQNDNVDKTVAMELDKTSNTPDSSGENCTQPEQSADSKKSDNDAISEVCNGEVTNSKVDVENNISSSNGSTTPVKSDSAKDKASSVSSSNKATPERPKKAKLRRAAAAVYETLLRQAPADDDDDDESDSNDENFEGGEVNSSDEENVNGVEESSNDRGEPEEEDEEEEYEAESSDEEGDFSMAEEPGNDSGCTAVVALLRGNELYVANAGDSRCIICREGKAIDMSVDHKPEDTPELDRITKAGGKVSNDGRINGGLNLSRAIGDHSYKQNKDLDAKEQMITALPDVKTLTIESTKDQFMVLACDGIWNYMSSQDVCNFILPRLAEGRERLSQICEEMFDHCLAPSTIGDGTGCDNMTAIIVRFKDGVVADVGQYTNNVEGSKKRTADESDDQQETKRQKIDDPLSSSVVTSSV, from the exons ATGGGTGCCTATTTATCAGAACCAGTTACTGAAAAGATGTCTAGTGATGAAGCAAACGATAAACTGGAATGCGGTGCAAGCTCCATGCAGGGTTGGCGTGTCAACCAAGAG GATGCACACAACACAATTTTGGATTTTGACGAGAACACATCAATGTTTGCTGTATATGATGGCCACGGGGGCGCCGAAGTAGCTACATATTGTTCACAAAatttaccaaattttattaagaacataGAGGCATATAAAAATGGGGACATGGTTAAAGCTTTGACAGATGCATTTCTTGGATTTGATGCAAGTATTGCCACAAAAGAGGTTATGGATATATTAAAAGAACTGGCAG gtgAAATTAATCCTCCAGGGCCTAGTGACAATGATGAGTCAGAAGATGAAAACATTAGTAACCTGTACAAGGAAGCAAAACTGCCATTACag gaagtTCTGGCTAAGTATGAAAACAAACTGACATCTTTGCACCGAGCAAGACTAGGTGATACAGCTACACCACTGTCACCTTGCCTACGTGCCaagaaaaataatgaggaaCCAGGAGGTTCAG GTGCTGGAGCTTCTAGTTCAAGTTTGGAATTAGTAGAAGTAGCAGAATCAAGCTCTGAGCAGAATGTTGATGAGGCTACATCAAGTAGAAATGGCTTATCTTCAGCAgaggaaacaaaaaaaactgaTGATGACACTGGTGGAGTTTCTTCAACAAATTCTAATGATGACAAAGAAGTCAATGGTGAA GTGTCCACTAGTGATCAAAATGACAATGTTGATAAAACTGTAGCTATGGAATTAGATAAAACATCTAATACACCGGATAGTTCTGGAGAAAACTGCACTCAGCCAGAACAAAGTGCAGATTCCAAGAAATCTGATAATGATGCCATATCGGAAGTGTGTAATGGAGAGGTTACTAATTCCAAGGTTGATGTAGAAAATAACATCAGTTCATCAAATGGATCAACAACTCCCGTAAAATCTGATTCAGCTAAAG ATAAGGCTTCATCTGTATCGAGTTCAAACAAAGCAACTCCTGAAAGGCCAAAGAAAGCGAAACTGCGAAGAGCTGCTGCAGCTGTATATGAAACACTATTGAGACAAGCCCCTgcagatgatgatgatgatgatgaaagtGATTCAAATGATGAAAACTTTGAGGGTGGAGAAGTGAATTCCTCCGATGAAGAAAATGTTAATGGTGTGGAAGAGTCTTCTAATGACA gaGGTGAACCAGAAGAAGAAGACGAAGAAGAAGAATATGAAGCTGAATCAAGTGATGAAGAAGGGGACTTCAGTATGGCAGAAGAACCTGGAAATGACAGTGGTTGCACAGCAGTTGTAGCTCTTCTAAGAG gcaaTGAATTATATGTGGCAAATGCTGGTGACTCCCGTTGCATAATATGTCGAGAAGGCAAAGCTATTGACATGTCAGTAGACCACAAACCAGAGGATACACCAGAGTTAGACAGGATCACAAAAGCAGGTGGCAAGGTATCAAATGATGGACGCATCAATGGTGGACTAAATTTGTCACGAGCAATTGGTGATCATTCTTACAAACAGAACAAAGACTTGGATGCTAAAGAGCAAATGATTACAGCATTACCAGATGTGAAAACATTAACAATTGAATCTACAAAAGATCAGTTTATGGTATTAGCTTGTGATGGGATCTGGAACTATATGTCTAGTCAAGATGTTTGCAACTTTATCCTTCCCAGATTGGCAGAAGGTAGAGAGAGGCTATCGCAAATTTGTGAGGAG ATGTTTGATCACTGTTTGGCACCAAGTACAATAGGAGATGGAACAGGATGTGACAACATGACTGCTATTATAGTGCGATTTAAAGATGGCGTTGTCGCGGACGTAGGACAATATACGAATAATGTTGAGGGCTCGAAAAAACGCACTGCTGACGAAAGTGATGACCAACAGGAAACAAAGAGGCAAAAAATTGATGATCCTTTATCAAGTTCAGTAGTGACTTCGAGTGTTTAG
- the LOC113399846 gene encoding uncharacterized protein LOC113399846 isoform X2, producing MGAYLSEPVTEKMSSDEANDKLECGASSMQGWRVNQEDAHNTILDFDENTSMFAVYDGHGGAEVATYCSQNLPNFIKNIEAYKNGDMVKALTDAFLGFDASIATKEVMDILKELAGEINPPGPSDNDESEDENISNLYKEAKLPLQEVLAKYENKLTSLHRARLGDTATPLSPCLRAKKNNEEPGGSGAGASSSSLELVEVAESSSEQNVDEATSSRNGLSSAEETKKTDDDTGGVSSTNSNDDKEVNGEVSTSDQNDNVDKTVAMELDKTSNTPDSSGENCTQPEQSADSKKSDNDAISEVCNGEVTNSKVDVENNISSSNGSTTPVKSDSAKDKASSVSSSNKATPERPKKAKLRRAAAAVYETLLRQAPADDDDDDESDSNDENFEGGEVNSSDEENVNGVEESSNDSEPEEEDEEEEYEAESSDEEGDFSMAEEPGNDSGCTAVVALLRGNELYVANAGDSRCIICREGKAIDMSVDHKPEDTPELDRITKAGGKVSNDGRINGGLNLSRAIGDHSYKQNKDLDAKEQMITALPDVKTLTIESTKDQFMVLACDGIWNYMSSQDVCNFILPRLAEGRERLSQICEEMFDHCLAPSTIGDGTGCDNMTAIIVRFKDGVVADVGQYTNNVEGSKKRTADESDDQQETKRQKIDDPLSSSVVTSSV from the exons ATGGGTGCCTATTTATCAGAACCAGTTACTGAAAAGATGTCTAGTGATGAAGCAAACGATAAACTGGAATGCGGTGCAAGCTCCATGCAGGGTTGGCGTGTCAACCAAGAG GATGCACACAACACAATTTTGGATTTTGACGAGAACACATCAATGTTTGCTGTATATGATGGCCACGGGGGCGCCGAAGTAGCTACATATTGTTCACAAAatttaccaaattttattaagaacataGAGGCATATAAAAATGGGGACATGGTTAAAGCTTTGACAGATGCATTTCTTGGATTTGATGCAAGTATTGCCACAAAAGAGGTTATGGATATATTAAAAGAACTGGCAG gtgAAATTAATCCTCCAGGGCCTAGTGACAATGATGAGTCAGAAGATGAAAACATTAGTAACCTGTACAAGGAAGCAAAACTGCCATTACag gaagtTCTGGCTAAGTATGAAAACAAACTGACATCTTTGCACCGAGCAAGACTAGGTGATACAGCTACACCACTGTCACCTTGCCTACGTGCCaagaaaaataatgaggaaCCAGGAGGTTCAG GTGCTGGAGCTTCTAGTTCAAGTTTGGAATTAGTAGAAGTAGCAGAATCAAGCTCTGAGCAGAATGTTGATGAGGCTACATCAAGTAGAAATGGCTTATCTTCAGCAgaggaaacaaaaaaaactgaTGATGACACTGGTGGAGTTTCTTCAACAAATTCTAATGATGACAAAGAAGTCAATGGTGAA GTGTCCACTAGTGATCAAAATGACAATGTTGATAAAACTGTAGCTATGGAATTAGATAAAACATCTAATACACCGGATAGTTCTGGAGAAAACTGCACTCAGCCAGAACAAAGTGCAGATTCCAAGAAATCTGATAATGATGCCATATCGGAAGTGTGTAATGGAGAGGTTACTAATTCCAAGGTTGATGTAGAAAATAACATCAGTTCATCAAATGGATCAACAACTCCCGTAAAATCTGATTCAGCTAAAG ATAAGGCTTCATCTGTATCGAGTTCAAACAAAGCAACTCCTGAAAGGCCAAAGAAAGCGAAACTGCGAAGAGCTGCTGCAGCTGTATATGAAACACTATTGAGACAAGCCCCTgcagatgatgatgatgatgatgaaagtGATTCAAATGATGAAAACTTTGAGGGTGGAGAAGTGAATTCCTCCGATGAAGAAAATGTTAATGGTGTGGAAGAGTCTTCTAATGACA GTGAACCAGAAGAAGAAGACGAAGAAGAAGAATATGAAGCTGAATCAAGTGATGAAGAAGGGGACTTCAGTATGGCAGAAGAACCTGGAAATGACAGTGGTTGCACAGCAGTTGTAGCTCTTCTAAGAG gcaaTGAATTATATGTGGCAAATGCTGGTGACTCCCGTTGCATAATATGTCGAGAAGGCAAAGCTATTGACATGTCAGTAGACCACAAACCAGAGGATACACCAGAGTTAGACAGGATCACAAAAGCAGGTGGCAAGGTATCAAATGATGGACGCATCAATGGTGGACTAAATTTGTCACGAGCAATTGGTGATCATTCTTACAAACAGAACAAAGACTTGGATGCTAAAGAGCAAATGATTACAGCATTACCAGATGTGAAAACATTAACAATTGAATCTACAAAAGATCAGTTTATGGTATTAGCTTGTGATGGGATCTGGAACTATATGTCTAGTCAAGATGTTTGCAACTTTATCCTTCCCAGATTGGCAGAAGGTAGAGAGAGGCTATCGCAAATTTGTGAGGAG ATGTTTGATCACTGTTTGGCACCAAGTACAATAGGAGATGGAACAGGATGTGACAACATGACTGCTATTATAGTGCGATTTAAAGATGGCGTTGTCGCGGACGTAGGACAATATACGAATAATGTTGAGGGCTCGAAAAAACGCACTGCTGACGAAAGTGATGACCAACAGGAAACAAAGAGGCAAAAAATTGATGATCCTTTATCAAGTTCAGTAGTGACTTCGAGTGTTTAG